In Eubalaena glacialis isolate mEubGla1 chromosome 4, mEubGla1.1.hap2.+ XY, whole genome shotgun sequence, the genomic window ttcccacccccaccccgagctCGGGGTTTGGGGATTTGGACGCTGAGGACCCTGGGCCACTCTCCCCCACATCTCCCCGTGGGAAGGACATACAGGAGCCAGGGGGACGGTTCAGCTTTTATTGATGCACCGTGGGTCTGCCTGGCTCCCAAGAGCCGGGGGGGGCAGGAAGGGGGGCACGGGCGCAGAAGCAGACCCGCCGCGTCTGTCCACAGCATGGCCTCAGTGCCCGGGGGTGCTCAGGGGCCGTCCTCGCCCCCCGCGTTGCTCAGCACCGAGCGGATCCAGTCTACGTAGAGGGAGACGCGAGCAAAGAAGTCGGGGTACTGGCGGGTGGCGCATCCCCGGATCACAAAGGAGTCCACGCCCTGGATGACACCGTTGCAGATCAAGGGGCCGCCCGAGTccccctggggagggggcaggtcgGTCAGTCGCTCAGGCCAGGCCAGCAGCCAGACGAGGCTACCTCAGGGGAAGGGGCCACGTAGGGGTGAGATGTTTCCAgcctagaattttctttaaagtatgTGGGTGAGACAGGGAGGGGAGGCCCCTCTGGAGGAGAGCGGGCATTTATTGGCCCCCTGCTATATACCTGGACCCAAGAATTCTGGGTGTGGCCCCCGGAGTGGGGCTGGGGCACCTACCCAAGGTGGGCTGTGGGGTGGAAAAGCCCCCAGACCCATGAAGGCCCCGTCACCCCCTCACGATGGGTGTGCTCACCTTCCAGATGGTGTGACAGAGGCACCCgcctgcctgccctccctccctctcccggcTGTCCCTGCAGCCACTGAGCTGCAGCCCCCAGTACATACAAAACAGATGCCAGCGCTGCGTCGGGGCACAAAGGTGCACACGTTCTGTCGCCGGCACAGGAAAGTGACCACGGTGACGTTGAGCTCCTGCAGGACCTGGGACAGCGGCTCAAAGGTGCCCAGGCGGCCCCAGCCCATGGCCAGGCACTGGGTGCCTTGGGGCAGCATCTGGTTCTGCTGGGGGAGCTGGGCCACTGCAACCTGGGCGTTGAGGGTGGCCGGGCGGTCCAGCTGGGGCAGAGGGCGATTGGTGGGCAGTGAGTCTCCAGGACCCGCAGCCACCCATGGACGATTATCTCAAAGTGCCTCCTTCAggctgttccctccacctggcTCTACCTCAggggtcacctcctccagggaggcTGCCCTGATCCCCCTCCAAACCTGCCAGGGCTCAGTTTCACATTCCCCGAGGCCAAGAGACTCCCCTTTGCAGCATTGGTCACTGTTGCATTCATTCACTTACAAAGcacttattgagcaccaactgtaTGCTTGATCCTGGGCTAAGCCCTGGGGATCCTACCTCTGCCTTCTGGGAGCTGATCtttggggctgggaggggccaaGAAGAGAATGGCAGGTGGCACAGTCAAGGGAAACATAGCCCAGTGATGAACAGtgtatgggggaggggtggctgtCACTCAAGTAGGGTGAGgggaggcttccctgaggaggggAGGCTGGTGCCAAGGCTGAGGGTATCTGGGAACAGcgcagggagcagggaggggacacAGCCGGGCAAAGGCTGCGGGCGGGGCATGGGGGCATCCCGCGTGCTCAGAAGGTGGTGACTGGCTCTCTCCCCACCAGGCCGTGTCCCACGCCCGCCGGGGCTCCTGTACGGTAGGTGCTGGAAAATGAATGAACAGGGGTCCCTGGGCCCTGCTGGCCCTGCTGGCCCCGCCCACCCACCTGCAGGAGGAGGACATCATTCAGCTTCTCCTGCGGGTCGTAGTTGTTCTCAAACAGGCGGCTGATGCCGAACCTCTGCTCGGTGGGCTCGGAGGTCTGCAGGCGGTGGGCCCCGAGCACCACGCTCACCCGCAACGGATTCCTGAGGGTCAGGGCGTTCATCGCTGGGACCCCGACCCCCCCcacgtgccccccacccccgtcctgaGGCCCAGGGTGCAGCCCCTCGGGGACTGCCCACCGTCCCAGGAGACCCCCCCCCGTCTGCATCTTGCCCCCGAGGGTTGAACCCCTGGCTTGAGCTAATCCTCCTGGGGCATCAGGGGGTCACATcgggctggggagcagggcaggTGCCCGCCTAGTTTGGGATGAGAGGGTTGGGCCGATGGACGGAGGGGCTGAGACCAGTCAAGCGGAGGCAGGCCGCGCCTCGCCCCCTCGGACCCCCGGGGCAGCCCCGCGCCCCCTCCCTCGGAGCACCGCCCCCTCCCCGGGCAGGCCCGCACCGCGCAGGCGCACTCACTCACAAGTTGCTCAGGCAGTGGGCTGCGGTCAGCACGAAGCGCGGGTGGATCAAGGTCCCCCCGCAGAAGTGGTTGCTGGGGAACAGCTGCAGCGACGCCATGTAGGGGCGCGAGTGCGGCTGGGCTTCCCGCCCGCCCACTATCTCCGCGGCCCGGGCTGCACCTGGGGACGCCGGGGTCAGCGGCCGTCGCCTTGCCTAACGCCCTCCGCGGCTCCCTGGACGGCGGACcgaccccaccccaccgcccCATCCCCCGCCCAGGGAGCCCAGACGGGGGTCGGGGGACGAGGGCAGAGCCGCTGTGTGGCCTCCACCAGGCCTGGGACCCCTCAGAGCCTCCGTTTCCCCATGTGCAAATTGGGGGTCCCATAGCAGCACAGGGGGGCTGGGGGATGTGGAGGGAAGAGGCCTGGGCCCGGGACAGTTAGCGCTGGGGAGAGCCCGGtggtcattatcattattatttctgaAGGCTCCCAGGAAGCAGCGGCGCCCAGTCCTGGAGGTCAGGAGGGGGAAGACGCTGGCAAGATGACCCGTCTTGCAGATGGACAAACTGAGGCATGAAAAAGCCTCATCAGGATGAGGGCGGAGGGGTTCCCTCACTCCGGTTTTTCCTCTGACACGTGCGTCATTCACCCAGTGACACATTCGTTCGTGCGTGCACACTTACTGAGTGCTTGCTGGGTGCCAGGTGCTGTCCAGGGATTCTGGTTATATTGAGTCCCTAAGGACACATCCCTGGGCAGGAAGGACTAGgttttgcccattttacagatgcggaaACAGAGCCGCATATCCCAGgccccccctttctctcctcctcccttccccttgagTCATTCATCCCAAGCAGCCAGCCGAGCCGGGTCCTGCTTCACTTTCCCCATCTGAGCCGTGAGGGCGTGGGACAGGCagacggacggacggacggactTGGGCCCCACTCACCGCCCAGCAGCACAGCCAGCAGCACTGGGGcgagggcagggctggagggtcTGCAGCTTTGGGTCATGGTTGGGCCGTGCCCCCTGCCTGCCCGCCCCCTCTTATAGCCCCAATTCAGGGAGGCCATTAGGGTTGCCCCATATCCGGGCTGGGCGTCCCCACTTCCTCCTTCCAGCTCGAGGGCTCGGGAGCTTGGGGGTCAAAGCTGCACCCCAGGGAGCCTGCAGGGGCTTCAGACTCAGGCTCGGGGTCCCGGCACCCCCAAGAGATGTAGGAAGCTGGCTCCCACCCACCCAATGCTGGGGGTCCTCTGGACAAGGGGGCTTGTGGCCACAGCCCTCACAGTGACACGCACCCCAGCTTCCACACCTCCAAGGGGGCACTGCCTGCCCCCAGAGGGTCCCTGTAGCCCCAGCAAGGTGAGATGTGGCCGACGTGTGCAGGGGTGGGATGAGTCCCACTCAGCGGGACAGAAAAGGGGGTGAGGGTCTCAGAGCCCTGCGCCTCCTGACACCCACAGGATCATCTCTCTGCCCTCACTTTGTCTGGGGGATTCACTCTTCCCTCTAAGGCAGAGCTCTCACCTGGGGCGATTCCTCCCCCAGGGACACCTGTGGTCATCACGACTGGGGAGCTCCTGGCATGCAGTGGCTGGGACCAGGGATGCTGCCCCACATGGGAGGGGACAGGGGGAGACTCTGGTGCCGGGGagacatttatttatgtatctatttataACTGACtcattattatgaaaaatttaaaccTACAGAAGCATAGATAGAGGAGCTCACGGAATTTGGGGGccaaaaagaaagtttttaagcttttcattttgaaatca contains:
- the PRTN3 gene encoding myeloblastin encodes the protein MTQSCRPSSPALAPVLLAVLLGGAARAAEIVGGREAQPHSRPYMASLQLFPSNHFCGGTLIHPRFVLTAAHCLSNLNPLRVSVVLGAHRLQTSEPTEQRFGISRLFENNYDPQEKLNDVLLLQLDRPATLNAQVAVAQLPQQNQMLPQGTQCLAMGWGRLGTFEPLSQVLQELNVTVVTFLCRRQNVCTFVPRRSAGICFGDSGGPLICNGVIQGVDSFVIRGCATRQYPDFFARVSLYVDWIRSVLSNAGGEDGP